The genomic DNA TTAATTGGAATCTCTTCAAAATAGAAGTTTAAGATTTTAATTCCATTTTCAGTCCAAATTTCATTTGGATTTTCAGGTATTTCTTCAACCTTTGCTTCTTTTTTAGACAAAAACTTATCTATCCCACATACTACATAACATGGGACCTTAAATTCTTTTGCCATTATTGCTATAGCTAATGTGCCTACTTTATTTATCACTGAATCCTCAGTTACTCTATCAGCACCTACAACAATAACTTCTACATCTCTTATAAATCTTGATATTTCAGCCTCTGTTATAAAAATAACTTTTAAGCCTGCCTCCCGTAGTTTTAATGCAAGCTTCCTACCCTCAAAATTAGGCCGTGACTCAGAGATAAAAACTGAAATCTCATTAAGTGTCCTTAATGCTTCAAATACTGTGCTACTATAGCTATATGTAAGAACTACTTTTTTGTTGGTAAGCACCTTATGTGCATTTTTAATTAAGGCTGCTAAATTTGGAGCAGTGGTAACTATTGCTCTCACTTTTTGGTCTATGAAGTTCAATTCTTTTAAATCCTTAGTCTCTGTAATTATTGACTTAACAAGCACTTTAATAGGTGCCATTGTCGGTTTTGCTATAGCAAGCTGATTTAAAAAATCAAATAATGAGTCTTTAGAATGTGGTTTAGTAATGAATTCAAGTATAGCCTTAGCAGCAAGTTCTCTTAGCTCATTAGCGCCAGATTCTTTATCCTCTTTTATACACTTAATCCAATCCATTTAATAGCTTATGACCCTATTTAATTTTAACACAGACCTCCTTAACTAAACAAAGCTGACATTTATTCTTTTGACAGTAATTTTTAGCCAGTCGTAGGAGTGAGACTTCAAAGTCAGGAAAAGTAAACGATTTAATGTTTTGTCTTCTCCATATGGACTCTAAATCTTGAAGAACTTCACTTGGGTTTTCTGATTTTGATAGCCCCATATTTTTTGATGCTATTAAAACTAATTGTTGAGGTAAAGTGTTAGCTTTTGTCCATATTTCTCTTAGTTCTCGCAAAAAAATGTTAACCGTCACATCCCCTATTCCTTTGCCTAAGTTTTTAAGTCTTATTTCAAGGTCACTTGGATTGCTTGCCATTCTATGTAATAAATTAAGGTCTCCTTTGTACTCTTTTATAAGTGAGTCCATCACATTAAGTAGCTTAGTAGCAGTCTTAAAATCGTATCTTACATAGCCACCGGCATCAAGTATTCTAACAAGACCGTCCCAGCCCGTATCTACAATTTTTTGTGCTGAAATAACACTACTACGCTCAAATTCTTTGTAAGTATTAACTGCAATTCTTTCGCCAATCCTGGCTGCAAAAAGAATAGATGCAAGCCACCATTTGAATATCTCAGCTGAATCCTCACCCTCAAGTCTTATTCCTAACTCTTTTGAGAATCTGCCACCAATGGCTTGAATAAGTGTAGGAATATAAAATCTCATAAAAATTGTAATAAAATAGATTTTACCTTCTTGTAAGTTACTCTTCTATGTGAAATACAGAAGATTATCTTGCCAAAAGTGAATATTAATTTTCCAACCACTTGCAGTATTAAGAAAACCATATTTTCAAAATTCTTACCTAACAGACAACCCATAAAAGAGGCGATGGCTCTTTTAAATGCTTCTCGCCACACTCTCAGGCTATTTCTTAGGATGCAAGATAATGGAAAGTTGATAAATTCTTGATATTTTTTAACCAGAGGGTAGTAGGAATATCCTGCTTCAAAAAGTCCCTTAAAGAATGCACGAAATGTGTTCTCATGATCATGATAGACTATTGCCTGTGAGATATACTTAAGGGTACGCCCTTTAAGTTGAACCCGCCATGATATGTCAACGTCATCGCAACGCCCAATTTTTTCATCAAATCCTCCAATAGCTATAAGGTCGTTCCTCCTGAAAATTGAGTTTAACCCTATAATCCAGGGAAATGGGTATTTTATTTCACTCACCCATCTTTTGTTAGAATAAATAAATTGATAATAATATCTATCTATCCAATTCCTAATTCTATATGGTAAAATATTACCACCACAACCACCAACCTCATCGACTTGGAATTCCTTTACAAATTCTGAAATCCAATCCCTATGGATGATACAATCATGACTTAGAAAAGCTACCAGCTCACCTGTACATATGGTAAGCCCCCTATTCTTGGCAGCTGCCCAATTTCTATGTCGCTCAAAAACATAGGTTACAGGAAATTGGGTTGCGATTTCTTTTGTCCTATCAGTTGAATTATTGTCCACTACTATTATCTCTAATCTATCTCTAGGATATTTGAGCTTCATAAGGGAATTAAGGCACTCCATTAGTGTTCGCTCCCCATTATATACTGGTACAATTACACTTACTTTTGGAAGAAAGTGTAGTTCCATAAGCTTAACAACGCAAATATTTCTATACTATACTGCAGAAACAGCCTTTGAGACTTTGTCAATGAAACTTCAATTTCTTAAAATTATTACATCGTGAGCAAATAGTATATATCTTTGGCCCTTTATACTCTTTTTGGCAAAACAAACTCCTAGAATATAAATATTTATCATTATACCAAATTTTTTCAAAAGAGTCTTTGTTTAAATTGCCAAATGTATTCTTTTTATTGGTAATTAAACAACACGGGGATACAGTACCATCTGGATTTATTACTGCACTATTAAATAAGTATGTGCAAATTTCATTATATAAAGGGTATTTATATTTCCTTTTATATGCACTCCTCACATACTTTTTATTTTTGGGTAGCCATTCTTCCTTTAACTTTTGAATATCCTTACGAATAGTATAATCTGGTAGATCATCTGATAACCCCATTTTAGATGTGACAAAATTGATTCCAATTTGACGCGCCATTTTTTTAGCTTTTAATATTTCATGTTCGTTATACTTATTGACAATGAATTTCCAAGTAATAACTGGATTATTTTTTTCCTGCTTCTTTTTAATATTGACCAATCTTTTTATCCCGTTAATAACAGCGGTAAAATTGCCATTTATTCTATATTTAGAATATGTTTCCTGAGATGCTCCATCGAGTGATATAGTTAAAAAATCCAATCCTGATTTAACAATATTCTGGAAAAATTTATCATCTTTCTTAAAACTAAAGTGTGAATGTACACAGATGCATATATTTCTTTTCTTGGCGTACGAAATTATATCAAAAATATATGGATTTAAAAAAGGCTCCCCCCAGTTAAATAAATCAATATACTCTATAAAAGGCAATTTTTCTAGAATTCCCTTAAATACTTCTATTCTCATAATCCCTTTTTCTATGTTTAATTTATCAGTTCCTGCAGGACAAAGGGGGCAATTTAAATCACAAATGTTACTAATCGGATCAATAGTTATCGAGGCAGGGAATTTAGGAGTTAATGTGGGAAAGCTTATGATATCAATCGTCTCAATAGCTTTTTGTAGATTCACAAAGACTATCTTCTGTCTTTTAGCTTTTTTGCTTAACTTTTTTATTACACTTGTCCCCCATATATAGAATAAGTCCTTAAAATAGCTGGGTAATTTTGTGTAAATTCCACACAGTATCTTTTTTACTACACTTCTTCTCTCTTCTTCCATCGGATTGTTTTAGCACACTTTCAGAAAGTAGTGAGCCTAACAATGCCCATTCGTCTTCCTATGACAATAATCCTTTTCCAAACAGTATCAAGCAACAACAAAATAATCAGCCAGTGAAAAAACTTAGCTAACTGATGAGAAGGGTATGATTTCTTATTCAAATAATAAAAACTTTTTTCCCATACCCACCATGGTTTTAAAGAGTGTAAAACATATGAAGGCGTCCCTTTTTCCAAAAAGTGCGCAATGTCCTTAAGCACAAAGTAAACAAAGCTCTTTATGCCGTATTTTTTTGATACTCTAATTATATATTCCCAGTTAATAGCATAGGAACTGAGAAGTTGCAGGGTATCTTTTAAAATATAAAGCCCATTAAAATAATGCGAATGAGCACAATGTAAAAAGAGGTAAATCAGCTGGTCTTCCGGACATAGAGTGAAGGCACTACCCCAGTCTCCGCTTATTGGGATTCTATTTTTCCACCAAATTCTATATAAAGGCTCTATACTGAGTGCAGGGAATGGATTAGCAAATACATCTACTAATAATAGGTGAGGAGTGGACTTTTCATATCTGATATAATTTGTATAATTTACATACCATATAGGATAGCCACGTGCTCTAATAGAAAATCCCTGTGCATGCAGGACATCCTCCATTAATCTAATGCTGGACGGTCTTACAAAGAGGTCTAAATCACCTCCTGGGTCACGTGTCATTGGGTCTTTGCAGAGAGATTGTAAAGCAAATCCTTTAATGAGAGTTACATCTACATTCTTCTTATCAAGCTCTGCCAAAACCGACTTTATCACTTTAGTTTCTATAAGAGTCAGCTCTGCGAGTCTCCTATAGGAGTAAAATTTGATTTCATCCAATTTAGATTTTGGAACAAGCGTGCAATTTTGATGATGATTTAAATATCTAAATAGTGAAAATAAAGCATGACGCCGTCGTGCATAAGCTACCAAAAGGTCCCAGTTTATTTCACCATTTGTAAGAAGAGAATGAAATTGTTCAAAATCACCTTTAAGCAATTGTATAACTAATTTCTCCTCTTTTGAGAGGGGTTCAGTACCAAATAATTTAGGATAACTTTTACGCATTTTGTAAGCAAATTAACAGGCACAATCCCATTTGTGCAAGCAAACCTTACAATATGAAAATCTTTTGCTTAAATCTATTTCTTTTCTTCTTATGTTCAATTCTTCTGGCAACAGTTCAATATTTTCTTCACACTTCTGAATAGTCTTTCTTAATAGTTTATAATAACACCCATTCCATATTTTATCAAAAGGGTCAACAAAGATATTACCCATTCTATATTGAGCCTGTGGGACCTTAATACACACATCCTTATACCACTCTTCCCAAGTTTCCTCAGGACTTGCATCTATAAAACCACAAGGGTAAATATCGCCCAAAAGAGAAATCCGTACAGAAAACCATGGCTCAAAACAGTGTATCCGGGTTGGATTAAAATGAGGAGCCTCGAGCTCTATTCTATATCTTCTTGCCAATACCTTTGCTTTTTCTAACTTATACTTTAGACTTATAAAATTATGGCCATGTATTTTACTGAGTTCTTGATTAAATCCTATTAAATGGAGTAACTTTACTTTATGAGCGTCAACATCTTTAGCAAAATTAATTAATTCCACTAACTCCTCTATATTATCTTTCATAGATGTTCTTCTCGTTTAGCAAAGTTCCATTCGTACATATATTAAAGTTGATGTCTCTATATTTACCTAAGTCTAACATATTGAAAAGGTTAGGATTCATAAAAGGCTCGCCACGACCTACTATAGATATTCTCCTAAGGTGCGGTAGCTGCTCTAAAATATACTTAAATTTTTCTAAAGGTAGATTTCCCCCTTCAGCCTTAAAAACCTTATGTGCACACATATAGCAGTTGAGGTTGCAATCGTCTGTGATCTCAATGGAGAGTTGGCGTG from bacterium includes the following:
- a CDS encoding glycosyltransferase codes for the protein MELHFLPKVSVIVPVYNGERTLMECLNSLMKLKYPRDRLEIIVVDNNSTDRTKEIATQFPVTYVFERHRNWAAAKNRGLTICTGELVAFLSHDCIIHRDWISEFVKEFQVDEVGGCGGNILPYRIRNWIDRYYYQFIYSNKRWVSEIKYPFPWIIGLNSIFRRNDLIAIGGFDEKIGRCDDVDISWRVQLKGRTLKYISQAIVYHDHENTFRAFFKGLFEAGYSYYPLVKKYQEFINFPLSCILRNSLRVWREAFKRAIASFMGCLLGKNFENMVFLILQVVGKLIFTFGKIIFCISHRRVTYKKVKSILLQFL
- a CDS encoding SPASM domain-containing protein, which codes for MKDNIEELVELINFAKDVDAHKVKLLHLIGFNQELSKIHGHNFISLKYKLEKAKVLARRYRIELEAPHFNPTRIHCFEPWFSVRISLLGDIYPCGFIDASPEETWEEWYKDVCIKVPQAQYRMGNIFVDPFDKIWNGCYYKLLRKTIQKCEENIELLPEELNIRRKEIDLSKRFSYCKVCLHKWDCAC
- a CDS encoding radical SAM protein; the encoded protein is MEEERRSVVKKILCGIYTKLPSYFKDLFYIWGTSVIKKLSKKAKRQKIVFVNLQKAIETIDIISFPTLTPKFPASITIDPISNICDLNCPLCPAGTDKLNIEKGIMRIEVFKGILEKLPFIEYIDLFNWGEPFLNPYIFDIISYAKKRNICICVHSHFSFKKDDKFFQNIVKSGLDFLTISLDGASQETYSKYRINGNFTAVINGIKRLVNIKKKQEKNNPVITWKFIVNKYNEHEILKAKKMARQIGINFVTSKMGLSDDLPDYTIRKDIQKLKEEWLPKNKKYVRSAYKRKYKYPLYNEICTYLFNSAVINPDGTVSPCCLITNKKNTFGNLNKDSFEKIWYNDKYLYSRSLFCQKEYKGPKIYTICSRCNNFKKLKFH
- a CDS encoding nucleotidyltransferase family protein, encoding MRKSYPKLFGTEPLSKEEKLVIQLLKGDFEQFHSLLTNGEINWDLLVAYARRRHALFSLFRYLNHHQNCTLVPKSKLDEIKFYSYRRLAELTLIETKVIKSVLAELDKKNVDVTLIKGFALQSLCKDPMTRDPGGDLDLFVRPSSIRLMEDVLHAQGFSIRARGYPIWYVNYTNYIRYEKSTPHLLLVDVFANPFPALSIEPLYRIWWKNRIPISGDWGSAFTLCPEDQLIYLFLHCAHSHYFNGLYILKDTLQLLSSYAINWEYIIRVSKKYGIKSFVYFVLKDIAHFLEKGTPSYVLHSLKPWWVWEKSFYYLNKKSYPSHQLAKFFHWLIILLLLDTVWKRIIVIGRRMGIVRLTTF
- a CDS encoding radical SAM protein, translated to MSYRLHCVKKSVSLRLLHLLQKSNYALSPRQLSIEITDDCNLNCYMCAHKVFKAEGGNLPLEKFKYILEQLPHLRRISIVGRGEPFMNPNLFNMLDLGKYRDINFNICTNGTLLNEKNIYER